From the Candidatus Tanganyikabacteria bacterium genome, one window contains:
- a CDS encoding type II toxin-antitoxin system prevent-host-death family antitoxin has protein sequence MKRVGIGELKAKLSAFLRLVQAGDIVIVTDRGREIAEIRRPDHLAPGRSVYAKMVAAGRIIPPVEPQDDLSWLREPGLGLRPGSAQEAIDFERSE, from the coding sequence ATGAAACGCGTTGGCATCGGTGAGTTAAAGGCGAAGCTGAGCGCATTCTTGCGGCTGGTTCAGGCCGGCGACATCGTCATCGTCACGGATCGCGGCCGGGAAATCGCTGAAATCCGTAGACCGGACCACCTGGCTCCGGGTCGTTCGGTCTATGCGAAGATGGTGGCCGCTGGCCGCATCATCCCTCCCGTCGAGCCGCAAGACGATCTGAGCTGGCTCCGCGAGCCCGGCCTCGGTTTGCGGCCCGGCTCCGCGCAGGAAGCAATCGACTTC